Proteins from one Bacteroides mediterraneensis genomic window:
- the thiD gene encoding bifunctional hydroxymethylpyrimidine kinase/phosphomethylpyrimidine kinase, with product MIKEGKVPYRVFVIAGSEPLGSAGIQADVKAISACGGYAAGAITCVVDEDTEHVKDVCLIPVDMVVSQIQSFMEDVGADCIKTGMLYSKDLVLKVSEMIKNYAGIPLVVDPVMVSSSGDQLLEDEAIFCYKKKLMPLATIITPNMREAEILLGRKLNIHGILDDLKELSIWGNSVIIKSVPYKDKLADYFYCPQNGDFREYIKPIIKTKNVNGTGDMFASSIATYLARGWNIIDAIDKSEDFIHKAISYGAKFSFGTGFGPVFPFYKNYTKLQKENLRYRMNISQDRNNR from the coding sequence GGCAGATGTCAAGGCAATATCTGCATGTGGAGGATACGCTGCAGGGGCTATCACATGTGTTGTTGATGAAGATACAGAGCATGTAAAGGATGTTTGTTTAATACCTGTTGATATGGTAGTGTCTCAAATACAGTCTTTTATGGAGGATGTCGGGGCTGACTGTATTAAGACTGGAATGCTGTATTCGAAAGATTTGGTATTGAAAGTCTCTGAGATGATAAAAAACTATGCTGGTATACCGTTGGTGGTAGATCCTGTTATGGTTAGTTCCTCGGGTGATCAACTTCTTGAAGATGAAGCTATTTTTTGTTATAAAAAGAAACTGATGCCACTAGCCACTATCATTACACCTAATATGCGAGAGGCAGAGATTCTACTCGGGCGAAAATTGAATATACATGGGATTCTAGACGACTTGAAGGAACTTTCTATTTGGGGTAATTCTGTGATAATAAAATCTGTGCCATATAAAGATAAACTTGCAGATTATTTTTATTGTCCACAAAATGGTGATTTTAGGGAATATATTAAACCTATAATCAAAACAAAGAATGTGAATGGAACGGGTGATATGTTCGCATCATCTATTGCTACTTATTTAGCAAGAGGATGGAATATTATTGATGCAATAGATAAATCTGAAGATTTTATTCATAAGGCCATAAGTTATGGAGCAAAATTTTCTTTCGGGACAGGTTTTGGGCCGGTTTTTCCATTCTACAAGAATTATACTAAATTACAGAAAGAGAATCTCAGATATAGAATGAATATCTCTCAAGACAGGAATAATAGGTGA
- a CDS encoding IS4 family transposase, whose translation MNKGKTIFAQVMSLINTYEFKKCVNRYKGDRHSIKFTCRDQFMVMSFAQFTDRSGLRDIETTLNLCSPDLYRSGIKVMPKSTLAEANEKKDWRIYQDFAQVLIRQAKEAYKGQKLRLDLDEMVYAFDSSTIELCLKLCPWAKFHHERGAIKMHTLMDFRGSIPTFVHLTEGAVHDSKIMDKIPVEANSYYLMDKGYVKFDSLYQHFHLNNAFFVTRAKGNMLYKVIDSREVDQSAGLSSDETIKLTGPLTSQKYPDSLRLVVYEDFSTNTVYRFLTNNFKLEALTIAELYRERWQIELFFKWIKQHLYIKTFYGATQNAVYTQIWIAICDYLLLIIAKKHYMLNPSLHSISNSIGQVLFKRGDIKDIFNQTDLTANVPEGDGPRQLTLW comes from the coding sequence ATGAACAAAGGAAAAACAATATTTGCACAGGTTATGTCTCTTATAAACACATACGAATTTAAGAAGTGCGTCAACCGCTATAAGGGTGACAGACACTCCATCAAATTCACTTGCCGTGACCAGTTCATGGTAATGAGCTTTGCTCAGTTCACGGACAGGTCCGGGCTGAGAGACATAGAGACTACACTTAACCTTTGTTCTCCTGATCTTTACCGTTCTGGTATCAAGGTAATGCCCAAATCCACCTTGGCCGAAGCGAACGAAAAGAAGGATTGGCGTATCTATCAGGACTTTGCACAAGTTCTGATACGACAAGCAAAGGAAGCATATAAGGGACAGAAACTTAGACTTGACCTGGATGAAATGGTCTATGCCTTTGACAGCAGCACTATTGAGCTGTGTCTGAAGCTTTGTCCATGGGCTAAGTTTCATCATGAGAGAGGAGCAATCAAGATGCATACCTTGATGGATTTTAGGGGTTCCATCCCGACATTTGTTCATCTGACAGAAGGAGCGGTTCACGATTCCAAAATTATGGATAAGATACCTGTAGAAGCAAACTCCTACTATCTTATGGACAAAGGATATGTCAAGTTTGACTCCTTGTACCAGCATTTTCATCTTAACAATGCCTTTTTTGTAACAAGAGCAAAAGGAAATATGCTTTATAAGGTTATTGATAGTAGAGAGGTAGATCAATCTGCCGGACTTTCCTCTGATGAAACCATCAAATTGACTGGGCCACTTACTTCTCAGAAGTATCCTGATTCTCTTAGACTTGTTGTATATGAAGACTTCAGCACAAATACAGTTTACCGTTTCCTCACCAACAACTTCAAGCTTGAGGCATTGACCATTGCCGAGTTGTACAGGGAAAGATGGCAAATTGAGTTGTTCTTCAAATGGATAAAGCAGCATCTGTACATAAAGACATTCTATGGAGCCACCCAAAACGCCGTGTACACACAGATATGGATAGCTATCTGTGACTATCTTCTGCTTATCATTGCGAAGAAACATTATATGTTGAACCCAAGTCTTCATTCTATTTCAAATTCTATTGGTCAAGTTCTCTTCAAAAGAGGCGACATCAAAGATATATTTAATCAAACCGACCTCACTGCTAATGTTCCGGAGGGTGATGGTCCTAGGCAGCTTACATTGTGGTAA
- a CDS encoding VOC family protein: MKLADYITGIQHIGIPTNDIQATKDFYHSLGFTTDFETDNNGEKVAFLRLNNLVIETYQNGQAAMQSGAINHIAIDVKNIDEVFGLVKSLGVEMADNSVNALQFWENGVRFFTIVGPNKERVEFCERL; the protein is encoded by the coding sequence ATGAAACTTGCAGATTACATAACAGGAATCCAGCATATAGGAATTCCTACAAACGATATTCAGGCAACAAAAGATTTTTATCATAGCCTTGGTTTTACTACAGACTTTGAAACAGATAACAATGGCGAGAAGGTGGCTTTCCTGCGATTGAATAATCTTGTAATTGAAACGTATCAGAACGGACAGGCAGCAATGCAGTCGGGTGCGATAAACCATATAGCAATTGATGTAAAGAACATTGACGAGGTGTTCGGCCTTGTAAAATCCTTAGGTGTGGAAATGGCAGACAATAGTGTTAATGCTCTTCAGTTTTGGGAGAATGGGGTTAGATTTTTTACGATAGTAGGACCTAATAAGGAGAGAGTTGAGTTCTGCGAACGTTTGTAG